TCGACGTACTCGCGGGCGGCGTGCGGACGGCCGACCAGGAACGCGCGCAGGCACATCAGCCCCACGACCTCGGCCGAGCCGTAGACGTACTCGGCGAAGCTCTCCTCGTCGTGCTCCTCGCGGAACAGGTCGGTGCGCATCGAGGCGAAGAACGGGTCGATCAGCTCAGCGCCGATGCCGCAGGTGCGCGCGGTGCGGGCGAAGGCGTGCACCACGAGGTTGGCGCTGTGCCCGGTGCGGAGCGCGGCGTGCACGTCGTCCTGGAGCCCGTCGAGCAGCCGGGACTGGTGCGCACGTCGACCGTCGGGCCGGGGCGCGTCGACGATCTCGTCGGCCACCCGGACCAGTGCGTAGACGTTGCAGACGTGGGTGCGGACCGGCTCGGCGAGCAACCGCGAGGCCATCCCGAAGGAGCTGGAGTAACGCTTTATCACCAGCGCGGCAGCGGCTTCGGCGACC
The window above is part of the Nocardioides campestrisoli genome. Proteins encoded here:
- a CDS encoding phytoene/squalene synthase family protein encodes the protein MSAATTPPGTPAGRPEEAATGQLAPYQLYDQVAEAAAALVIKRYSSSFGMASRLLAEPVRTHVCNVYALVRVADEIVDAPRPDGRRAHQSRLLDGLQDDVHAALRTGHSANLVVHAFARTARTCGIGAELIDPFFASMRTDLFREEHDEESFAEYVYGSAEVVGLMCLRAFLVGRPHAAREYVELRAGARRLGAAFQKVNFLRDLAADSDDLGRSYFPGLDVARFDAHDRDRLLDDIDADLAAAAAVVHRLPAGSRRAVSAAHALFAELSRRLRHTSPDEIRRNRIRVPGPRKAQVIARAVTRGVS